A single region of the Azospirillum brasilense genome encodes:
- a CDS encoding LysR substrate-binding domain-containing protein, whose translation MELRHLRYFVAVAEEGSLTVAAERRLHTAQPSLSRQLRDLEQEVGAQLLVRSSRGVELTPAGRVFLDHARLTLQAAADAIAAARRVVRPPKPSFAVGFLTGQEVEWLSHVTNVLRSQLKDIDFRVSSDFSPDIGEAIQRGEIDLGFCRLEPQPDVSYKVIAHEPILVILPRDHPLAACSAIDVRNIDPDSFIGYTDTPHVLRGIVDRYLRERGVVVSPVHVLDGIATGISLVASTGGVTLLPAYVDPLLPRSLVSRPLTGNAPVIEIAAGYRADNPSPILQVFLKNIDQLIASRAKLADRLARETFQA comes from the coding sequence ATGGAACTCCGTCACCTCCGCTACTTCGTCGCCGTGGCCGAGGAGGGGAGCCTCACGGTCGCCGCCGAACGGCGTCTGCACACGGCGCAACCGTCGCTGAGCCGCCAGCTGCGCGACCTGGAGCAGGAGGTCGGCGCCCAGCTCCTGGTACGAAGCTCCCGCGGCGTCGAGCTGACGCCGGCCGGACGTGTCTTCCTGGATCATGCGCGGCTGACCTTACAGGCGGCGGCCGACGCGATCGCCGCGGCGCGGCGGGTCGTCCGGCCGCCCAAGCCCAGCTTCGCGGTGGGCTTCCTGACCGGCCAGGAAGTCGAATGGCTGTCGCACGTCACCAACGTGCTCCGCAGTCAGCTGAAGGACATCGACTTCCGGGTCTCCAGCGACTTCTCGCCCGACATCGGCGAGGCCATCCAGCGGGGCGAGATCGATCTCGGCTTCTGTCGGCTCGAACCGCAGCCAGATGTCTCCTACAAGGTCATCGCGCATGAGCCGATCCTGGTCATCCTGCCGCGGGACCATCCCCTGGCCGCCTGCTCCGCCATCGACGTGCGTAACATCGATCCGGACTCCTTCATCGGTTACACCGACACACCACATGTGCTGCGCGGCATCGTGGACCGCTATCTGCGGGAGCGTGGCGTGGTCGTGTCGCCGGTCCACGTGCTGGACGGCATCGCCACCGGGATCTCGCTGGTGGCGTCCACCGGTGGGGTCACGCTGCTACCGGCCTATGTGGACCCCTTGCTGCCGCGTTCGCTGGTCAGCCGGCCGCTCACCGGCAACGCGCCTGTAATCGAGATCGCCGCCGGCTATCGAGCGGACAATCCCTCGCCCATCCTGCAGGTCTTCCTGAAGAACATCGACCAACTCATCGCGTCGAGAGCAAAGCTTGCCGATCGCTTAGCCCGCGAAACGTTTCAGGCGTGA
- a CDS encoding SDR family NAD(P)-dependent oxidoreductase, producing MSTISIVTGGSRGLGRNTALSIARRGGDVILTYRSKAAEADAVLAEIRALGRRAAALQLDTADISGFPNFVGRVRSTLEGWGRDRFDHLVNNAGHGEMAAFAETSEAQFDMLFNVHVKGVFFLTQALLPLLADGGRIVNFSSGLTRVSYPGFSAYSAAKGAVEILTLYLAKELGARGITANTVAPGAIETDFLGGAVRDTPAYNEAFATMTALGRVGVPDDIGPAVASLLGPDNRWVTAQRIEVSGGQNI from the coding sequence ATGTCCACCATCTCGATCGTGACCGGCGGCAGCCGCGGCCTCGGCCGCAACACCGCCCTCAGCATCGCCCGGCGCGGCGGCGATGTGATCCTCACCTACCGCAGCAAGGCCGCCGAGGCCGACGCCGTCCTGGCGGAAATCCGGGCGCTCGGGCGGAGGGCGGCGGCGTTGCAGCTCGACACCGCCGACATCTCCGGCTTCCCCAACTTCGTGGGGCGCGTCCGCTCCACCCTGGAAGGCTGGGGCCGCGACCGCTTCGACCATCTGGTCAACAACGCTGGCCACGGCGAGATGGCCGCCTTCGCCGAGACCAGCGAGGCGCAGTTCGACATGCTCTTCAACGTCCATGTGAAGGGCGTCTTCTTCCTGACCCAGGCCCTGCTGCCGCTGCTGGCCGATGGCGGCCGGATCGTGAATTTCTCCTCCGGCCTGACCCGGGTGTCCTATCCCGGCTTCTCGGCCTATTCGGCGGCCAAGGGCGCCGTCGAGATCCTGACGCTCTATCTGGCCAAGGAACTCGGCGCCCGCGGCATCACCGCCAACACGGTGGCACCCGGAGCCATCGAGACCGACTTCCTCGGCGGGGCGGTGCGCGACACCCCGGCCTACAACGAGGCTTTCGCGACGATGACCGCGCTGGGCCGCGTCGGGGTGCCGGACGACATCGGCCCGGCGGTAGCGAGCCTACTCGGTCCCGACAACCGCTGGGTCACCGCCCAGCGCATCGAGGTTTCCGGCGGCCAGAACATCTGA
- a CDS encoding IS5 family transposase, whose protein sequence is MRGSDERSEGLFSYVSCEARVPANHPLRAIRAIVDEALEVMSPAFEGLYSKIGRPSIPPEKLLRALLLQAFYSVRSERQLMEQLDYNLLFRWFVGLSMDAPVWDVTVFTKNRERLLAGDVAAKFLATVLGQPKVKALLSDEHFSVDGTLIEAWASVKSFRPKDGSGEPPGPGRNGERDFHGEKRSNETHASTSDPEARLYRKGNGQPAKLAFMGHALMENRHALVVDVRLTAASGLAERAAAVAMIEAIPGRHRITVGADKAYDTKDFVADMRDLGVAPHVARNTSNRRSAIDGRTTRHPGYAVSLRVRKRIEEVFGWIKGAGLRKTRHCGAARVGWMFTLTATAYNLIRLPKLLAAA, encoded by the coding sequence ATGCGGGGTTCGGACGAACGCAGCGAGGGTCTGTTCAGCTACGTGAGCTGCGAGGCGCGGGTTCCAGCCAACCACCCGCTGCGAGCGATCCGGGCCATCGTGGACGAGGCGCTGGAGGTGATGTCGCCGGCGTTCGAGGGGCTGTACTCCAAGATCGGGCGCCCCTCGATCCCGCCGGAGAAGCTGCTGCGGGCGCTGCTGCTCCAGGCCTTCTACTCGGTGCGCTCGGAACGCCAGTTGATGGAGCAGCTCGATTACAACCTGCTGTTCCGCTGGTTCGTCGGCCTGTCCATGGACGCCCCGGTGTGGGACGTCACCGTGTTCACCAAGAACCGCGAGCGTCTTCTGGCCGGCGATGTGGCGGCCAAGTTCCTGGCGACCGTGCTGGGTCAGCCGAAGGTCAAGGCGCTGCTGTCGGACGAGCATTTCTCGGTGGACGGCACGCTGATCGAAGCCTGGGCGTCGGTGAAGAGCTTCCGGCCCAAAGACGGCAGCGGCGAGCCGCCGGGGCCGGGGCGCAACGGCGAGCGCGACTTCCATGGCGAGAAGCGGTCCAACGAGACGCATGCCTCGACCAGCGATCCCGAGGCGCGGCTCTACCGCAAGGGCAACGGCCAGCCGGCGAAGCTGGCCTTCATGGGCCACGCGCTGATGGAGAACCGCCACGCCCTGGTGGTGGACGTGCGGCTCACCGCGGCCAGCGGCCTGGCCGAACGTGCGGCGGCGGTGGCCATGATCGAGGCCATCCCCGGCCGCCACCGCATCACGGTCGGCGCTGACAAGGCCTACGACACCAAGGATTTCGTGGCGGACATGCGCGACTTGGGCGTGGCTCCGCATGTTGCCCGAAATACCAGCAACCGCCGCTCGGCGATCGACGGCCGGACCACCCGCCATCCCGGCTACGCCGTCAGCCTGCGGGTCCGCAAGCGGATCGAAGAGGTCTTTGGCTGGATCAAGGGAGCCGGCTTGCGCAAGACGCGCCATTGCGGAGCAGCCCGTGTCGGTTGGATGTTCACCCTAACCGCCACCGCTTACAACCTGATCCGCCTGCCCAAGCTGCTGGCTGCGGCATAA
- a CDS encoding DUF4269 domain-containing protein: protein MNHVDAVRRTGIMTILAAFDPHLAGTPPLGLALPASDIDVLCHAPDPLAFTAAVWTAYGDAPAFSIRQWIGGERAVIATFDAEGWTFELFASSRPVAEQAGWRHFIVEQRLLRLGGAGFRTRVMAHRWAGLKTEPAFAAALGLKGDPYRLLLDLAHETEEQLREQLARAGYGAPGGRA, encoded by the coding sequence TTGAATCACGTCGACGCGGTGCGCCGCACCGGAATCATGACGATCCTGGCGGCGTTCGATCCTCATCTGGCCGGAACGCCGCCCTTAGGCTTGGCGCTTCCGGCGAGCGACATCGACGTGCTGTGCCACGCGCCGGACCCACTGGCCTTCACGGCGGCCGTCTGGACGGCGTACGGGGATGCGCCGGCCTTTTCCATTCGGCAGTGGATCGGCGGCGAGCGGGCGGTAATCGCCACCTTCGACGCGGAAGGCTGGACGTTCGAGCTGTTCGCATCGTCAAGGCCGGTGGCCGAACAGGCTGGCTGGCGGCATTTCATCGTCGAACAGCGGCTGCTGCGGCTGGGAGGCGCCGGGTTCCGGACACGCGTGATGGCGCACCGGTGGGCGGGGCTGAAAACGGAGCCAGCCTTCGCCGCCGCTTTGGGCCTCAAAGGTGATCCCTATCGCCTCCTGCTGGACTTAGCCCACGAGACGGAAGAGCAGCTTCGGGAGCAGCTGGCTCGTGCCGGGTACGGAGCGCCGGGTGGAAGGGCGTGA
- the vapC gene encoding type II toxin-antitoxin system VapC family toxin: MEVPQGVRDEAVARRVEQALRTHAVQAMLSPTAAPKVAANHRALRAKGITVRKTIDMVIGTFCMEGGHVLLHNDEDFEPMRQHLGLRVLQPEISSAAAGRQSRGARRLCTPFCTSAQHLCAGAGGR; encoded by the coding sequence GTGGAGGTTCCGCAAGGTGTGCGTGACGAAGCGGTAGCGAGACGCGTCGAGCAGGCCCTGCGGACGCACGCGGTGCAGGCGATGCTGTCGCCGACCGCCGCGCCCAAGGTCGCCGCCAACCACCGCGCTCTGCGTGCGAAAGGCATCACGGTCCGGAAGACCATCGACATGGTGATCGGAACCTTCTGTATGGAAGGCGGACACGTGCTGCTGCACAACGACGAGGATTTCGAGCCGATGCGCCAGCATCTTGGTCTGCGCGTGCTTCAGCCGGAGATTTCTTCGGCAGCGGCGGGTCGGCAAAGTCGAGGCGCGAGAAGGCTTTGCACGCCATTCTGCACCTCAGCGCAACACCTGTGTGCAGGGGCGGGGGGCCGGTAG
- a CDS encoding type II toxin-antitoxin system VapB family antitoxin gives MQRRCFGERRTQPGGSDQQQSGASHQARPGQRQEPEPPPVPTLVTGPAASPESGTAPVAVTLAIAPDEIATLDKAAFARRFQDILAACGGVEGLAAYLNKHHGAVRVWKRDTLTRVLGHAPRSGSPAYRHALVATVQKGLASGTLSPVGRAASADRCLIAKAMETTGLSTKKAVVEKALRCLIRLKQ, from the coding sequence ATGCAGCGCCGGTGTTTCGGCGAACGGCGCACCCAGCCGGGAGGCTCCGACCAGCAGCAGTCCGGCGCCAGCCATCAGGCTCGCCCCGGCCAGCGCCAGGAGCCCGAACCGCCGCCGGTTCCTACTCTCGTGACCGGCCCGGCGGCATCGCCGGAATCCGGCACGGCGCCGGTGGCCGTGACGCTGGCGATCGCGCCGGACGAGATCGCGACGCTGGACAAGGCCGCCTTCGCCCGCCGCTTTCAGGACATCCTCGCCGCGTGCGGCGGTGTCGAGGGTCTGGCCGCGTACCTCAACAAGCACCACGGCGCCGTCCGGGTTTGGAAGCGCGACACGCTGACCCGCGTGCTCGGCCACGCACCGCGCAGCGGCAGCCCTGCGTATCGGCATGCCCTTGTCGCCACCGTGCAGAAGGGGCTGGCCAGCGGCACCCTGAGCCCGGTCGGGCGGGCCGCCTCTGCGGATCGGTGCCTGATCGCCAAAGCGATGGAGACAACCGGACTGAGCACGAAGAAGGCCGTTGTCGAGAAGGCGCTTCGCTGCCTGATCCGCCTGAAGCAGTAG